The stretch of DNA AGTGTTGAGAGGCGTGCCAATCATTAGGTTTTGTCGCAAAATTTCAGATATGCTGAGCTATGCCACCATCGGCGTGCGTAATTGATTGAGGTGAGGAGAGATGACAGTTAATTTCAAAGGTGCTCATTTCCCCAAAAGTGTCATCCTGTATGCTGTTTTCTTCTATGTCCGTTATTCAGTTTCTTATCGCGACCTTCAGGAAATCATGGCTGAACGCGGCGTAGAGATTGACCATGTGACATTGAACCGGTGGGTATGTTCGATACTCACCGCACATTGCGGCTCAGGCACAGATACGCAAACGCCCAGCACTCGGCTCATGGCGTGTTGATGAGACCTATGTAAAGGTCAAAGGCAAATGAACTTATCTGTATCGGGCGGTTGATCGGGACGGGCAAACCTTGGAGTTCATGCTCGCTGAGAACCGAAATCTCGGCGCTGCACGGCGTTTCTTTAAGAAGGCCATCGCAAGCAATGGCGTTCCACACCAGATCGTCGTTGATAAAAGTGGAGCCAATTTTGCCGGTACGCAGGCTATAAACAATATCCTGAAAATCACGGGCACTGGTCAGTCGATTGAAATTCTACAGGTCAAATACCTGAATAATATTCTTGAGCAAGATCATCATTTTATCAAGCGGATCACCAAACACTTGTTGGGCTTCAAAGCTTTTCATTCAGCCCCAGCAAAGATTGCGGGCATCGAAGTTGCGCATATGATCCGTAAGCACCAGTCCGCAAATGACAACCGTTTGCCATTTGAGGTCTTTGCGGAGCTTTCAGTATAATTGCTTCCAGAAATAAGGCCGCATTTAACTTAATGAACAATTTGCGACAAAACACCTTGATATACGTCTCATCAAGGTTCCATTTGCGTGTAACCTGACGCTTCTTCCGATTAAAATGCTTAAGCAATTTGGGGCCGAAGAAAATGACCCAACGATGGATCGTGGAATGATCCAAATCGATGCCGTGCTCCGACAACATTTCCTTCAGAGTGCACAGGCTCAGCTTGTACGCCAAGTACTATCGAACACACAGAAGAATGACGGACTTATCAAAATGGCAGCCTTTGAACATCAAAAATACTCAGCTCTGTAAAAGCCGATATCCTGTCAATTCATTTATTGACGCAAATTTTGCAACAGATCCTTCAATTTTAGTATCGAGCGATCCTCATCGCTCATAGCGATTTGATAGCGCCCGGTTTGACGCGTGTATGGCTCGTCCGCGTTGTATTGACGAGGGGGCGGCCGAAAAGCGGAATGGCGATTTCGAAGGTGTCTCCGATCTTGACCTCGACCCCGTCTCCGAAAGACGCCACAGACGTGCCCATGAATACCGCGTGGACGTCTCCGACACGCAGCAGCTGATTGTATTTGAAGTGGTGGAATTCAATGTTCTCGATTGAGTGGGACATGTTAGCCTCTCCTGTGGGAAAGGATTTTTCCCAGATGGGCTGGCCGTCTCGCAGGATCCGGGCTGTCCCTTCAATATTGTCCGGCAACGTACCGACGAATAGCTCTGGGCCAAAAGCGCACTGCCTCAGCTTTGAGTGGGCAAGGTAGAGATAGTTCTTCTTTTCCATCACGTGATCGGTGACTTCATTACCAATGGCGAAGCCCACCCTATACGGACGGTTCTCGTCGCCGATAACATAAAGTCCGACGATTTCTGGCTCCTCGCCAACATCGTCACTGAAGTCAGGAACATCAAGTGGAGCGCCTGGCGATACGACGATCGATCCATCCCCTTTATAGAACCACTCTGGTTGCACGCCCGCTGTGCCGCTGGCTGGCTTCCCACCATCCAGACCCCATTTGAACATGCGCTCCGTGTCGGTCATATGGGCTTCATCACCGGACGAAGCCTTTTCGTGCATTTTTGAGCGCGACGAGGCGCTATCGATGTGGGTCAATCCAGTACCGGCAACCATCACGTGGGCTGCATCAGGATGGTCAATTGGCGGCAACACCCGCCCGTCCGAGATTAACTGATCATAGTCGTGCGATGCGCCCAGCCCAATCTGCTGGACCTCATCCTCGATCGAGCGGCCCTCAGTGATCGCCTTCAAAGCCAGTTCGCGAATGCTATTGACGCCATTTACCTGGCGCACCACGCTATCGTCAACAACGCCAATGGCGCGGGAACCTTCTGGCCCGACGAACTGGATCAGCCGCATTATCTCACTCCTAATCACAACTCCGATCATCGCGACCGGAGATATAAAAACACATCTTCCTCTTGGGATACGAATATATTGTCTATAATGTGGACTTTGCGTCCAAGAAATGAGTTAGCGATAGGGCGCGGTGATGTCAAGTTCAACCTCCGCTTCCAGCGCCGGAGGGCAGTTCTGATGGTGTGGATGCGTGCTGGGGTTGAACCGCGCCAGGTTTGTCGGAGGCTCCAACTCGTGAGAAAGTGCAGTATGACAAGCAACCCTACGAACAAACACTCTCCTGAAGACCGTGCCCGTGCGGCTCGAATGGTGATGGTACATGGAGCCGAACACTCATCGCGTTGGGCGCCGGTATCATCGATGACGGCCAAGATCGCAGTTCGGCGCAGCCCCTCCATGAATGGGTGAAGAAAGCTGAGGTGGATACACGTAAGCTTGCAGGTTTGCCGAGTGAGATGGCGGAAAGAATGAAGGCTCTGGAATGAGAGAACCGCGAGCTCCGTCAGGCGAATGAGATTTTACGTAAAGCCTCGGCGTATAGCCGATTTACAGAATGTTGCCGATTGCCGCGTCCACCTATTATGAGGTTATCGCCAAACGCATGGACGTGGGCCGTCTATCGGCCCGCGAACGCAATGATATTGCCATGAAAGCCGAGATTCGCCGGGTGTTCAACGAGAACATTCAGGTCTATGGCGTGCGGAAAGTCTGGCGACAGTTGCAGCGAGAAGGCTTCGATATCGCTCGCTTCACCGTGGCAAGGCTCATGAGAATGATGGGTCTTCAAGGCATCATTCGCGGCAAGCCTGTCAAACCCACGGTGGCGGACATATCTGCCCCATGTCCGCTCGACAGCGTCAATCGCTACTTCAAGGCTCCAGCACCAAACATCTTGTGGCTTTCGGATTTCACATATGTGGCGACCTGGCAGGGATTCGTTTACGTGGCCTTTGTCATCGATACCTTCGATCCCCGCATCGTCGGTTGGCGAGCAAGCCAGACGGTCCATGCCAGCTTCGTTCTTAATACTCTTGAGCAGGCACTTCATGACCGGTGCCCCGTTCATCGTGGCGGTCTTGTCCATCATTCAGATAGAGGCGTCCAATACGTTTCCATCAAGTATTCCGAACGATTGGCAGAGGCCGGCATCGAACCCTCCGTCGGAAGTGCCGGAGTTTCCTACGACAACGCTCTCACCGAAACGATAGACGGTCTTTATAAGGCCGAGGTCATCCATCGGCGAGGAGCATGGCGAAACTTCGAAGCCGTGGAGTTCGCCACTCTCGAATGGGTCGATTGGTTCAACAACCGCCGCCTTCTGAAGCCTATCGAAAACATTCCGCCCGCCGAGGCAGAAGAACGATACTATGCCATGCTAAACGAAACTGCCAAGGCAGGATAACTTAAACCAAACGGCATCCGGCAAATCCGGGGGGGCATCACCCTTCAGTAAGCTTCCTGGATTTTACCAGTGCGCAGCAGTGGCATAAACACTTGCAATCGGCGCATAATGGAGGAGAAGCACTCAGACCGCATTGCCATCTTACATGGCACTCCCTTTTAATGCGGCGCAGGTTGCTGTTTCTGCGCCGCGGTCTTGCTGCTGCCATACTGATGAGGGACGCGGCCGGACTCAGCAAGTGTGCTCGACCGTCTTGCCTTCCTCTGTGACCCCCAACTGGCGGGGCGTCAGAGTCCTC from Brucella sp. BE17 encodes:
- the araD1 gene encoding AraD1 family protein: MRLIQFVGPEGSRAIGVVDDSVVRQVNGVNSIRELALKAITEGRSIEDEVQQIGLGASHDYDQLISDGRVLPPIDHPDAAHVMVAGTGLTHIDSASSRSKMHEKASSGDEAHMTDTERMFKWGLDGGKPASGTAGVQPEWFYKGDGSIVVSPGAPLDVPDFSDDVGEEPEIVGLYVIGDENRPYRVGFAIGNEVTDHVMEKKNYLYLAHSKLRQCAFGPELFVGTLPDNIEGTARILRDGQPIWEKSFPTGEANMSHSIENIEFHHFKYNQLLRVGDVHAVFMGTSVASFGDGVEVKIGDTFEIAIPLFGRPLVNTTRTSHTRVKPGAIKSL